A stretch of the Xiphias gladius isolate SHS-SW01 ecotype Sanya breed wild chromosome 21, ASM1685928v1, whole genome shotgun sequence genome encodes the following:
- the LOC120783457 gene encoding zinc finger protein 771-like: MSTIQLLRAFVSQRLTAAVEEIIGAFERTISEYEEEIDRQRRLLEAGRQPGIGAALNNQTGGCQDIQPLIVNAKIPPGRPSLDQETTKPPHIKEEPEDVWTSHEGQQFQRPEATDIPEFHFPPVSMKSEDDEEKPQLSQLHQSLTEENKEADPPATRPAQQIKAGTAGEECGGLEPTFDLDVAGFLKATSDGQFFLSQCFKTETEVLDGDWNHMIRSDQPFSDTRKESDTVSNKRSHNQKKLYKCPACSKTFKHNTALQRHITCHTGERPFDCTECGKTFRQKGSLHIHMRKHTGEKPFSCLVCGKNFTQSGTLAAHMRIHTGEKPFSCSVCKKRYNERGTLVRHMRVHTGEKPFTCSLCGKRFSEKGNLNKHKKIHTGEKPFSCSVCEKKFSLLSHLKNHRCPGKKSSEAVEQELRLKCPKVTIQLTRHIL; this comes from the exons ATGTCCACCATCCAGTTACTGAGAGCGTTCGTCAGTCAGCGACTGACTGCGGCCGTAGAGGAAATAATCGGGGCGTTCGAAAGAACGATAAGCGAGTACGAGGAGGAGATCGATCGCCAGCGCAGGCTGCTGGAGGCTGGGCGACAGCCCGGCATCGGGGCGGCCTTAAACAACCAGACAG GTGGGTGTCAGGACATCCAGCCACTGATTGTCAATGCAAAGATTCCCCCGGGGCGCCCCAGTCTGGACCAGGAGACCACAAAGCCCCCACACATTAAAGAGGAACCAGAGGACGTGTGGACTAGTCACGAGGGACAACAGTTCCAAAGGCCGGAGGCGACAGATATCCCAGAGTTCCACTTCCCTCCTGTCTCGATGAAGAGTGAAGACGATGAAGAGAAGCCTCAGTTATCACAGCTCCACCAAAGCCTAACCGAGGAGAACAAGGAGGCAGATCCTCCAGCTACCAGACCAGCTCAACAGATCAAAGCCGGAACTGCTGGAGAGGAGTGTGGAGGATTAGAACCAACCTTTGACTTGGATGTAGCTGGATTTTTAAAAGCGACCAGCGATGGtcagtttttcctttcacagtgttttaaaaCTGAGACTGAAGTCTTAGATGGTGACTGGAACCAcatgatcagatcagatcagccATTTTCAGACACAAGGAAAGAGAGTGACACTGTGTCTAATAAGAGATCTCATAATCAGAAAAAACTCTATAAATGCCCAGCGTGTAgcaaaacattcaaacacaacacGGCTCTGCAAAGACACATCACATGTCACACAGGGGAGAGGCCATTTGACTGCACTGAGTGTGGTAAGACATTTAGGCAAAAGGGAAGTTTGCACATACACATGAGAAAACACACCGGAGAGAAGCCTTTCAGCTGCTTAGTTTGTGGTAAAAACTTCACCCAGAGTGGAACATTAGCTGCACACATGAGAATTCATACTGGAGAAAAGCCTTTCAGCTGCTCAGTGTGTAAGAAAAGGTACAATGAAAGAGGGACACTAGTCAGACACATGAGAGTccacactggagagaaaccatTTACTTGCTCACTTTGTGGCAAAAGGTTTAGTGAAAAAGGAAATCTGAATAAACACAAGAAAATCCACACAGGAGAAAAACCATTTAGTTGCAGTGTATGTGAGAAAAAATTTAGTTTGTTGTCGCACCTCAAAAACCACAGGTGTCCCGGTAAGAAAAGCAGTGAAG